The Alkalihalophilus pseudofirmus nucleotide sequence TTTAGGATAAGCAAAACGAGATGGCAAGAAGCCATCTCGTTTTTTTGGTCCTTATATTCGTTCGAATCAGATTAGCCTTCGATCCTATCAGCAAACTGAATATCTTCAATTTTGCGTACCGCCTTTAAAACGTCTTCTTCTACTGTTTTATCAACGGTAATCATCATGATGGCTTCGCCGCCTTCTTGCTTACGACCTACTTGCATCGTCGCAATATTTACATCATGTTCAGCTAATAATTGACCAATGCGCCCGATTACCCCTGGTTTATCATTATGCTGGATATATAAAAGGTGGCCTTGTGGAACAAAATCAACATTAAAGCCATTGATGCTTACGATTCTTGCTCCGTATTCTTTGATATATGTTCCTTTAATGTCAAAATGACGGTCTTCACCGTGTACGACAGCATGAATTAAGTTAGAATAACCGAACGTATTTTCAACATGCTTCTCACCATAGGTAATGCCTCTTTCTTTAGCAATAAGAGCAGCATTGACATCATTTACGGCTGCATCTACGCGAGGCTGAAGGAAGCCTGCTATAAGGCTGCGTGTCGTAATTGATGTTTCAAGATCAGTAATATTTCCGCCGTAATACACTTCGATTTCTTGTACAGGGGTTTTCATAACTTGAGATAATAAGTTACCCATGCGCTTCGTTAAGTCATAATAAGGCTGGATTTTTTCATAAATCTCTTTAGATAAAGTAGGCAGGTTAATTGAATTAGTAGCCGGCTGCCCTTCTAAGAAACGGATCACTTCCTCAGAAACTTGTGATGCTACATTTAACTGTGCTTCTTTTGTAGAAGCTGCAATATGCGGAGTTGCAATGACATTATCAAACTCAAGCAGTTCCTTATCTTGTGCAGGCTCTTCTTCAAATACATCCAGAGCCGCACCAGCAATATGACCGTTGGCTAAATAATGTTTGAGGGCTGATTCATCAATAATTCCGCCTCTGGCACAGTTGATTAAGAAGACACCTTGCTTTGTTTTAGCGATATTCTCCATACCTAGAATACCCTTTGTTTCTTTTGTAAGAGGCGTATGAACAGTGATGATATCTGATTGCGCAAGAACATCATCTAAGCTAGCAGGGGTCACACCGATTTTTTCAGCTCTTGCCTTTGTTAAAAATGGATCAAAAACAAGTAAAGACATTTCAAAAGCGCGAGCTCTCTTAGCAATTTGTGTACCAATACGGCCA carries:
- the serA gene encoding phosphoglycerate dehydrogenase codes for the protein MNKQAVIEKEKTTERTAKYHILVSDAMSQEGLLPLLENANVHCVEAYVDEVEDLTQFDALLVRSATKVTEELLQKMPNLKIVARAGVGVDNIDLDAATKHGVVVVNAPDGNTISTAEHTFAMISSLLRKIPQANASIKAGEWNRKAFQGSELRGKTLGIVGFGRIGTQIAKRARAFEMSLLVFDPFLTKARAEKIGVTPASLDDVLAQSDIITVHTPLTKETKGILGMENIAKTKQGVFLINCARGGIIDESALKHYLANGHIAGAALDVFEEEPAQDKELLEFDNVIATPHIAASTKEAQLNVASQVSEEVIRFLEGQPATNSINLPTLSKEIYEKIQPYYDLTKRMGNLLSQVMKTPVQEIEVYYGGNITDLETSITTRSLIAGFLQPRVDAAVNDVNAALIAKERGITYGEKHVENTFGYSNLIHAVVHGEDRHFDIKGTYIKEYGARIVSINGFNVDFVPQGHLLYIQHNDKPGVIGRIGQLLAEHDVNIATMQVGRKQEGGEAIMMITVDKTVEEDVLKAVRKIEDIQFADRIEG